The following DNA comes from Kaistia sp. 32K.
CCGCAGCGAGGCCGGCTCGTAATGGGCCACGGCGAGGTGGTCGGCCGCCTGCCGGAGGTCGACCGTCGCGGCGGCCGCCTCGTTGACCAAGGCGCGGCGATCGCCGCGCGGCAAAGCGGCGAGGCGCGACAGCGTCGCCAGCGCGCTCGAGAGTTCCGCGCGCGCCGACACAGTGACGCCGACCGGCCAGATCCGCGTGAAGATCAGATAGACGAGCAGGTTGCCGACCAGGATGCCGACGATGCGGTCGCGGGCCGAATCCATGTCGAGGCTAGGCTCGAAGCCCTGCAGCACGGTGAGCAGGAAGGCGAGGCCGATCTGCACGCCGCCATAGGAGATCCGCTCGCTGCCGGAGGAGACCCAGGCGGCCGGCAGCAGGGCCACGAACACCAGCACCATCAGGCCGCCGACGCTGGTGATGTTCGGAATGACGAACAGAATGGCGCCGATGCCCATGGCGGCGCCGATCAGGCAGCCGATGATGCGCAGCGTGAGCTTGTGCACCGTCTCGCCGGTGGTGCCGAGCGAGGCGACGAAGCAGGTGATCATCGCGGTATGGATGCCCTGCCAGTCGATGCCGGCATAGACGATGTAGGCGATCATCGCCGCGAGCGTGGTCTTCAGCGCGAAACGCTGGTGGTTCGGGTTTGTGAGCGCGTCGGCGGCGAAGAACGGCTCCTGCGCCATGACGGGCCAGGTCTGGTTGGGCTCCGCCATTTCGGCGAGCGCCGACCAAGCTTCCCGGAGCGCCGGATCGTCGGTCGCCGGCGGCATTTCGTCGGGAGCGGGGATGTCGCCTTCGCTCCGGATCGCCGCGGCGACCTTCCGGCAATGCGCGGCGAGGCGCGCGCGCTCTTCCGCCGTCACGTCGGCGGGCAGCGCGGATACGGCGAGCATCAGCGCATAGCTCTGCTCGATCGCATGCGCCAGCCGGTTCGAGACGCGGTTGGGCACATAGTGCAGCACGCGGGTCAAAAGCGCCCGCTGGTCGTGGTCGGCATTGCCTTCGCGCAGGAGCTCGCGCAGCCGGGCGAGGCTCGCCGCGTCGTGCGCTTCCGCGTGGTCCGCCGCCGCCTCGACGCGGTCGCGCCACGTCGTCCGCAGCAGGCGCGACGGCTTCCAGCCGAGCACGAGGTTGAAGCACAGCATCAGCGCCATCGGCATCGTCACCATCTGCCAGGCGTACAGCAGGCCGCGCGTCACGGCCTCGCCGAATGGCGCGGCGCTGACGAGCGACAGCGCGAAGGTGATGACGAGCGCCATGTCCGAGCCCAGGTCGCCGAGCTTGCTGACCGAGCCGAGATAGACGAAGGCGAAGGAGGCGAGCGCCATCACCGCCAGTCGCAGGAAGGGGATCTCGATCGTCCAT
Coding sequences within:
- a CDS encoding FUSC family protein, whose protein sequence is MSLRIHQVIADLRPFEGRFGMTWRVALLCALVAAVAMIYKIPEPAIGCYLIIYLMKQDASTNIALAIGATILVTVFVALVFLLTRWTIEIPFLRLAVMALASFAFVYLGSVSKLGDLGSDMALVITFALSLVSAAPFGEAVTRGLLYAWQMVTMPMALMLCFNLVLGWKPSRLLRTTWRDRVEAAADHAEAHDAASLARLRELLREGNADHDQRALLTRVLHYVPNRVSNRLAHAIEQSYALMLAVSALPADVTAEERARLAAHCRKVAAAIRSEGDIPAPDEMPPATDDPALREAWSALAEMAEPNQTWPVMAQEPFFAADALTNPNHQRFALKTTLAAMIAYIVYAGIDWQGIHTAMITCFVASLGTTGETVHKLTLRIIGCLIGAAMGIGAILFVIPNITSVGGLMVLVFVALLPAAWVSSGSERISYGGVQIGLAFLLTVLQGFEPSLDMDSARDRIVGILVGNLLVYLIFTRIWPVGVTVSARAELSSALATLSRLAALPRGDRRALVNEAAAATVDLRQAADHLAVAHYEPASLRPSDAELRRFEIVMAEAEQLPASLLLAEASDPEEAARLARLSKAIASATSPAPDDAGRTLDATTASRATAAERISRIENALVHEA